The following are from one region of the Populus trichocarpa isolate Nisqually-1 chromosome 8, P.trichocarpa_v4.1, whole genome shotgun sequence genome:
- the LOC7473462 gene encoding uncharacterized protein LOC7473462: MSRSRLAKKLQPAKKALKRFAKTLQSKLHDLNLSKAVKVIKTNTDRLLAYCSSRLFLPFKKRSITKPRGRSRQCNHRYSNKTLLHNTLPPIYIDNLYASEPSLMSARHFHAHAETSSGGKAVTVEKVVPRKEDKARKKSVYSIEDAWREVVARSPQLRPVDERAEEFIYKFREEIKLQKEKSILEYEERLARGA, encoded by the coding sequence ATGTCCCGCTCAAGACTTGCAAAGAAGCTTCAACCAGCCAAGAAGGCATTGAAACGCTTCGCCAAGACGCTGCAATCAAAACTCCATGATCTCAACCTTTCTAAAGCAGTCAAGGTCATCAAAACCAACACCGATCGCCTCCTCGCTTATTGCTCTAGCCGTCTCTTTCTTCCCTTCAAGAAACGTTCCATAACAAAACCAAGAGGCCGCAGCCGCCAGTGTAACCATCGTTACAGCAATAAAACTCTGCTTCATAATACCTTACCGCCTATATACATAGACAACCTCTATGCCTCAGAACCAAGCTTGATGTCTGCCAGGCATTTCCACGCACATGCAGAAACAAGTAGTGGAGGTAAAGCTGTGACTGTTGAGAAAGTTGTCCCAAGAAAAGAAGACAAGGCAAGGAAGAAGAGCGTGTATAGCATTGAAGATGCATGGAGAGAAGTTGTCGCTAGATCACCGCAGCTGCGGCCAGTGGATGAGAGGGCTGAAGAATTTATATACAAATTTCGTGAAGAGATTAAGCTTCAAAAGGAGAAATCAATTCTTGAATACGAGGAGAGGTTGGCTAGGGGTGCCTAG
- the LOC7467537 gene encoding uncharacterized protein LOC7467537 — MAFSSSTFSTIPAFLYKSTLHAPNGKTRLRPPITATLAEKKNTNALQYRKLGDSDLEISEITMGTMTFGEQNTEKEAHEMLSYSFDHGINIFDTAEAYPVPVKKETQGRTDLYVGNWLKSQPRDKVILATKVCGYSERLSYLRGNAKVLRVDAANIKESVEKSLKRLGTDYIDLLQIHWPDRYVPVFGEFSYDYSKWRPSSPFVEQLKAFQDLIDEGKVRYIGVSNETSYGVMEFVHAAKVEGLPKIISIQNSYSLLVRCRFEVDLLEVCHPKNYNIGLLAYSPLGSGMLSGKYLDVNSEAAKKGRLNLFPGYMERYKNSLSREATVQYIELAKKHGLTPVELALGFVRDRPFVTSSIIGSTSLEQLKEDIDAIMTAPRPLPAELTADIETIFKRYKDPSII, encoded by the exons ATGGCTTTCTCCTCCAGCACCTTCTCAACAATCCCTGCATTTCTCTACAAAAGCACTCTCCATGCACCGAATGGTAAAACAAGGCTTAGACCACCCATCACTGCTACGCTCGCAGAGAAGAAGAATACCAACGCCTTACAGTACAGGAAACTTGGAGACTCTGATCTTGAAATCAGCGAAATCACTATGGGAACT ATGACATTTGGGGAACAGAACACAGAGAAAGAAGCTCATGAAATGCTTAGCTATTCATTTGACCATGGAATCAATATTTTTGACACTGCAGAAGCA TATCCTGTTCCGGTGAAGAAGGAGACACAAGGAAGAACAGATCTCTATGTTGGTAACTGGTTGAAGTCTCAACCCCGAGACAAG GTTATTTTGGCTACAAAAGTATGTGGGTATTCGGAGAGGTTAAGTTATCTTCGTGGCAATGCTAAGGTTTTGCGGGTTGATGCTGCTAATATTAAAGAGAGTGTGGAGAAAAGCCTCAAGCGCCTTGGCACTGATTACATTGACCTGTTGCAAATCCACTG GCCTGATCGCTATGTACCAGTGTTTGGTGAGTTTTCGTATGATTATTCAAAATGGAGACCAAGTTCGCCATTTGTGGAGCAACTGAAGGCCTTTCAAGACCTGATTGATGAAGGAAAG GTACGCTATATTGGTGTTTCAAATGAGACTTCATATGGAGTGATGGAGTTTGTTCATGCAGCCAAAGTTGAAGGATTGCCAAAGATCATCAGTATCCAAAACAGCTATAGTCTGCTAGTTAGGTGTCGTTTTGAAG TTGATCTCCTTGAAGTCTGCCAcccaaaaaattacaacattggCTTGCTTGCTTACTCTCCATTGGGTAGTGGCATGCTGAGTGGGAAGTATTTGGATGTTAACTCCGAGGCTGCAAAGAAAGGAAGGCTGAACCTCTTCCCTGGCTACATGGAAAGATACAAAAATTCACTCTCCAGG GAAGCAACCGTACAGTATATTGAATTGGCCAAGAAGCATGGTCTAACTCCAGTTGAGCTTGCCCTTGGATTCGTTCGAGACCGTCCATTTGTGACAAGTTCAATCATTGGCTCAACTTCTCTTGAGCAACTAAAAGAAGATATCGATGCTATTATGACAGCCCCGCGACCTCTGCCAGCTGAACTAACTGCAGATATTGAAACTATTTTCAAGAGATACAAAGATCCGTCCATCATTTAA